One Thermodesulfobacteriota bacterium DNA segment encodes these proteins:
- a CDS encoding dual specificity protein phosphatase family protein — translation MSFFTELRRLYLHFKYQGARKGMLAAYDKIARYVTGGPLTRFCRITKDLWIGGQPRGAGMRTLRSHGVTAVVNMRSEYDYPELANIHELKYLRLPTDDNGAPALEDLAKGVRFIADEIEGGGRVYVHCWEGIGRSATMAAAYLVSKGSTPGSAWKEIQRVRPFIRPTETQLKRVEEYADLHC, via the coding sequence ATGAGCTTTTTCACCGAATTGCGGAGACTCTATCTCCACTTCAAGTACCAGGGCGCCCGGAAGGGGATGCTCGCCGCTTACGACAAGATCGCGAGGTACGTTACGGGAGGGCCGCTCACGAGGTTCTGCCGCATCACGAAAGACCTCTGGATAGGCGGGCAGCCGCGCGGGGCTGGAATGAGGACGCTGAGATCGCACGGAGTCACGGCAGTCGTGAACATGCGGAGTGAGTACGACTACCCGGAGCTTGCGAACATCCACGAGCTCAAATACCTGAGGCTCCCGACGGACGACAACGGCGCGCCCGCGCTCGAGGATCTCGCCAAGGGCGTCCGGTTCATCGCGGACGAGATCGAGGGCGGCGGCAGGGTTTACGTCCACTGCTGGGAAGGGATTGGAAGGAGCGCGACGATGGCGGCCGCGTATCTGGTCAGCAAGGGAAGCACTCCGGGAAGCGCGTGGAAAGAGATACAAAGGGTGCGCCCGTTCATAAGGCCGACCGAGACTCAGTTAAAACGTGTGGAAGAGTACGCGGATTTGCACTGCTGA
- a CDS encoding diacylglycerol kinase family protein has protein sequence MRFRNVHVIVNPASGTEPADVEMIRSKLAASDSVFRIALTETDTGPEVLARKAVEEGADLVVAAGGDGTVLGTAEGLIGTGVPLGVIPEGTANVFAAEMGIPSDSGKALDLLLGDECEVRQIDVGAVVGEHFLLRVGIGIEAAMTVLTEPELKSRFGVLAYMWTAYRHSRQAGRTLYELDIDGRKMRMRGVTCVVCNSGNLGLPGLKLMPEIDPDDGYLNVVVVRQATLPALWCIVSNAVRGLISVKKGWGERKDIHLYSAPAREVSVNPIPAQIVARDGEQIDSRFPLTITIEPGALRVAVPRKEVIK, from the coding sequence ATGAGGTTCAGGAACGTACACGTGATAGTTAATCCGGCGTCGGGGACGGAGCCCGCGGACGTGGAGATGATAAGGTCGAAGCTCGCGGCCTCGGATTCCGTGTTCAGGATCGCGCTCACGGAGACGGACACGGGGCCTGAGGTCCTCGCCCGGAAGGCTGTCGAGGAAGGCGCCGACCTCGTCGTGGCAGCCGGAGGAGACGGTACGGTGCTCGGCACGGCGGAAGGGCTTATCGGGACGGGCGTTCCGCTTGGCGTCATTCCCGAGGGGACGGCGAACGTCTTCGCAGCCGAGATGGGAATACCTTCTGACAGCGGCAAGGCGCTCGACCTTCTGCTTGGAGACGAATGCGAGGTGAGGCAGATAGACGTGGGAGCCGTCGTCGGCGAGCATTTCCTTCTCAGGGTCGGGATCGGGATCGAAGCCGCGATGACGGTGCTCACCGAGCCCGAGCTCAAAAGCAGGTTCGGAGTGCTCGCCTACATGTGGACCGCGTACAGACATTCGCGGCAAGCGGGGCGGACGCTCTACGAGCTCGATATAGACGGGCGGAAGATGCGGATGAGGGGCGTCACGTGCGTCGTGTGCAACTCGGGGAACCTCGGACTCCCGGGATTGAAGCTCATGCCGGAGATAGATCCTGATGACGGATACCTGAACGTCGTCGTCGTGAGGCAGGCGACGCTCCCCGCTCTCTGGTGTATCGTCTCGAACGCGGTGAGGGGACTTATTTCCGTGAAGAAGGGGTGGGGGGAGAGGAAGGACATACATCTCTATTCGGCCCCGGCGCGGGAGGTCTCGGTCAATCCGATACCGGCGCAGATAGTGGCGCGGGACGGTGAGCAGATCGACTCGCGCTTCCCTCTAACGATTACGATAGAGCCCGGAGCGCTCCGTGTCGCGGTTCCGCGGAAAGAGGTTATAAAATAA